Proteins encoded by one window of Arachis hypogaea cultivar Tifrunner chromosome 1, arahy.Tifrunner.gnm2.J5K5, whole genome shotgun sequence:
- the LOC112789330 gene encoding uncharacterized protein, whose protein sequence is MAIRSLSSSLEADISVPVLLSTVTVVSATATTLFLICKSRRMRLYSHEKNLIRLHHEKPKSNPTGKILFVSQIGTSKALASCLCDLLEPLGVVTELVDARDYVPEALPKENLVVLVASTSEVWNQFLGQDFISTDNRSLGAHMFVGGIVNYAEGYKFGSLVVNAYGFSAFVAGKGASGDDTNLMAKAANHIRDLGDTAELNADFDSWWGSVVGVLQGAVSGGAADAMCGEYDPEDVGSSDPKLSMTQRLYLFVENINLERDHVGPAITRRMLTITEANFIKNGTVDLEDGGHVTAKWPLRDGLLVDFPLPFMQGVCSVGHSFFFAGGGDLNIFDPELCLDWDDHYPSRMWCLKYEGSNWSWKFCGSMFCRRYGPLVVPYDGKLYIFGGTGTANCWVDIYSLKSGLWETREVPESALLSYPDSYFLWEDSTKPHKKTHIVLYSCGDKHQGLMSYDVKANNCGNGEGGWFGQDRRNNVYFLLPQH, encoded by the exons atgGCAATACGTTCGTTGTCGTCGTCGTTAGAAGCAGATATTTCTGTACCCGTGCTCTTGTCCACCGTGACCGTCGTCTCGGCCACTGCCACAACCTTGTTCTTAATCTGCAAGTCTCGCCGCATGCGCCTCTACTCCCACGAAAAGAACCTCATTAGACTCCATCATGAAAAACCTAAAAGCAATCCAACTGGCAAGATTCTATTTGTTTCCCAAATCGGAACCTCAAAAGCCCTAGCTTCGTGCCTCTGCGATTTGCTCGAGCCGTTGGGCGTCGTTACGGAGCTCGTAGATGCCAGGGATTACGTGCCCGAAGCCCTACCCAAGGAGAACCTTGTCGTCCTCGTTGCTTCAACTTCGGAAGTTTGGAACCAATTTCTCGGACAAGATTTCATCTCCACTGACAACCGTTCTCTCGGAGCACATATGTTCGTCGGTGGGATCGTCAATTACGCGGAGGGCTATAAGTTTGGATCGTTAGTTGTGAATGCTTACGGTTTCAGTGCGTTTGTCGCCGGCAAAGGGGCTTCTGGAGATGACACGAATTTGATGGCTAAGGCTGCCAATCATATTAGGGATTTGGGGGACACTGCTGAATTGAACGCGGATTTTGACAGCTGGTGGGGAAGTGTTGTTGGGGTTTTGCAAGGTGCTGTTTCGGGAGGTGCTGCTGATGCCATGTGCGGGGAATATGATCCTGAG GATGTTGGTTCTTCTGATCCAAAGCTATCCATGACGCAGCGCTTATACCTGTTTGTGGAAAATATAAATCTTGAAAGAGATCATGTTGGGCCAGCCATCACGCGAAGGATGTTAACTATAACTGAGGCCAACTTTATTAAGAATGGCACTGTTGATCTTGAAGATGGAGGTCATGTAACTGCCAAATGGCCTCTTAGAGATGGTCTATTGGTCGATTTTCCATTACCATTTATGCAAGGAGTTTGTTCTGTCGGTCACAGCTTCTTCTTTGCTGGTGGTGGTGACCTGAATATTTTTGACCCAGAATTGTGTTTGGATTGGGATGATCATTACCCCTCAAGGATGTGGTGCCTCAAGTATGAGGGTTCTAATTGGAGTTGGAAGTTCTGTGGAAGCATGTTCTGCCGCAGATATGGACCCTTAGTAGTCCCCTATGATGGCAAATTGTACATCTTTGGGGGTACTGGAACTGCAAATTGCTGGGTTGATATTTACAGCCTAAAATCAGGTCTATGGGAAACAAGGGAAGTGCCCGAAAGTGCTCTCTTGTCATACCCTGACTCTTACTTTCTGTGGGAGGACAGCACCAAGCCTCACAAGAAGACCCACATTGTATTGTATTCTTGTGGTGATAAACATCAAGGGCTCATGTCATATGACGTCAAGGCTAACAATTGTGGAAACGGTGAGGGTGGATGGTTTGGACAAGACCGCAGAAATAACGTATATTTTTTGTTGCCACAACACTAG